TGGGTTCTTCTCCAGCAATTAGGATTAAGCTCTTGATTCAATAGTGTTTCCGCTTGGTAAATGTTTCCACTAGAAAGAGCAGCTAATAATTCTTTTCCTTTTCGTGCTTTTTGTATTTCTATTATCAAATGTTCAGCACGATTTTGCCTAGCACACTCACTAGGACTTTGATTTTTCTTATTGGTTATATTAGTGTTTATGTTTGGGTGACTAAGCAAAAGTTGTAACGTTTTCTTTTGTTGAAAGCACATTGCTAGGTGTAAAGCTGTATCGTCATTACTTTTTTCACAAATATTAACATCTATTCTCTGGTGCAGTAGAAGTAACCTAATCATATTCTGATATTCTTTTTTAAAGCCTGCAGACAAATTAGTAACTATGGACACCAAAGGTGTCATGCCTTCTTTATCAAACGCATTAACATCCGCACCCTCTGCCAGAGCTTGTTTAAAACCTTCTAGGTTTTCATCATCAATAGCCTTAAATAACTTTTGTGTTGGCGTATTAAGTGACTCTTGGGTTCTTTCTGATCCAGTCATACCTACTCTACTTCTTTCCCAAGACATACTAAACCTATCTAATAATTTACTAATATAATTATGTAAAAGAAAAGGAAAATTGCAAGCGATTTATTCAAAATCCTAGAATTAATTACGACTCTAAAAACTTCTCTGCATCAAGTGCAGCCATGCACCCTGTTCCTGCGGCAACTACTGCCTGGCGATATACCTTATCTTGAACATCACCTGCAGCAAATACCCCTGCTTTACTAGTTAAAGTTGTTCCAGGTTTTGTAATGATGTAACCCTGCTCATCCATTTCAACAAAGCCTTTAAAAATACCCGTATTTGGTGCGTGTCCGATTGCAATAAACACTCCATCCACTTTCAATTCTTGAGCTTCCGTTGATTTAACTATAATACCAGTAACTTTTTTCGGATTTTCTTCTCCAAGAATCTGCTCTACGGTATGGTTCCACATTACTTTTATTTTATCATTTTTAAAGAGTCTATCTTGCATTACTTTTTCCGCTCTTAATTTATCACGCCTGTGTATTAATATCACTTCTTTGGCAAATCGAGTTAAAAATATTGCTTCTTCAACAGCGGTATTTCCACCACCAATCACGGCTACAACTTTATTTCTAAAAAATGCACCATCACAAGTTGCACAAGCTGAAACTCCGTAACCTTGAAATTCCTTTTCACTCTTGAGACCAAGCCATTTTGCTTGCGCACCAGATGCAATTATAATTGCATTCGAGTAGTAGTCATTGGTATTACCAGAAGATCTAAACCTATACTCATTAGAATCCTCAAGTTGTTCAACGCTTTTTATCTCATCATCTATTATTTTTGCTCCAACCTTTTCTGCATGCAACCTCATTTGCTCCATTAGTTCTGGACCCTGTATTGAAACAAAACCAGGATAGTTTTCAACATCTGTAGTAATTGTAAGCTGACCACCAGGCTGCATTCCCGTTACTACAATTGGATCTAAGTTTGCACGTGCTGCATATATAGCAGCAGCATAACCTGCTGCCCCAGATCCAATAATAAGAACTTTTGTACTAAATTTATAATTCTTCACTGTATGAGTTTAGATAATCAGCTACTCCTTCATCGCTTGCCTGCATTGCTGGCTTACCTTTTTTCCACCCTGCTGGACATACTTCACCATGCTCTTCATTATGTTTAATTGCATCAACGATTCTAATGAATTCATCGATATTACGCCCTAAAGGCAAATCATTTATCGATTGATGACGTACAATAAATTTATCATCAATAACGAAAGTTGCTCTCAGCGCAATTGAGTCATCATATAAGACCCCATAGTCTCTTGATATAGACTTTTTGATATCAGACACTAAAGTGTAGCTAATCTCTCCAATACCACCATCATTAACTGGAGTGTTTCGCCATTTATAATGTGAAAATTTTGAATCTACACTTACTCCTATAACTTCAACACCACGTTTTGAAAAATCCTCTATTTTATTACTAAATGATATCAACTCAGTTGGACAGACAAAGGTAAAATCAAGTGGATAGAAAAAAAGGACAGCATACTTATTTTTTATGCGCTCACTCAGACAGAAATCATCAACAATTTCTCCGCCGGAGAGAACAGCTGGAGCAGTAAAATCGATAGCAGATTTTGTTACAAGATTCATAATTGACCTATTCTTTTAAAACAACTCTAATTTTACACTTGATGAATTTATATGCAAGTTTTCTTTAGTTTTAGCCCTATAAAAACTTCCTAAAATAGCTCTTCTTTTTTACCGATAAGATACAATCCAGATTGGACACTGAGTTGGTGAGTATAAAATTCTACGTCATTCCACCATGAACCGTCATACCGCCGCGGTATCTCTTAGCATAATCCCACTAACATGTAGCGGGATGACGA
The nucleotide sequence above comes from Wolbachia endosymbiont of Oedothorax gibbosus. Encoded proteins:
- the trxB gene encoding thioredoxin-disulfide reductase yields the protein MKNYKFSTKVLIIGSGAAGYAAAIYAARANLDPIVVTGMQPGGQLTITTDVENYPGFVSIQGPELMEQMRLHAEKVGAKIIDDEIKSVEQLEDSNEYRFRSSGNTNDYYSNAIIIASGAQAKWLGLKSEKEFQGYGVSACATCDGAFFRNKVVAVIGGGNTAVEEAIFLTRFAKEVILIHRRDKLRAEKVMQDRLFKNDKIKVMWNHTVEQILGEENPKKVTGIIVKSTEAQELKVDGVFIAIGHAPNTGIFKGFVEMDEQGYIITKPGTTLTSKAGVFAAGDVQDKVYRQAVVAAGTGCMAALDAEKFLES
- a CDS encoding peroxiredoxin — its product is MNLVTKSAIDFTAPAVLSGGEIVDDFCLSERIKNKYAVLFFYPLDFTFVCPTELISFSNKIEDFSKRGVEVIGVSVDSKFSHYKWRNTPVNDGGIGEISYTLVSDIKKSISRDYGVLYDDSIALRATFVIDDKFIVRHQSINDLPLGRNIDEFIRIVDAIKHNEEHGEVCPAGWKKGKPAMQASDEGVADYLNSYSEEL